The genomic region CGCCGGAGCCGCCGCTGTGGGCGCTGGCGCTCACCGCACTGATGCTGGTGCTGTACCCGCAGTACTCCTACGGTCTCAAGCTCAGCTACATCGGCCTGCAGGAGTGCTACCTGGCCGCGATCGGCTGGGTGCTGGTGCTGGCCCCGTACGGACTGGCCGGGGGTGAGCTGAGCGGGCTGGTGCTGGTGCAGGCGGCGCTGTTCGGGCTGGGGCCGCTGCTGTTCGGGGTGTACTCCAACACCAACGACGTGCGCGGCGACCGGGCGGTCGGCCGGATCACGGTGGCCACCATGACCTCGGCGGCGGGCAACCGGCGGTTCGTGCTCGCGCTGACCCTGGCCGAGATGGCGCTCATCGTCGGCGCGCCGCTGCTCGGGCTCGTCCCGTGGTGGTTCGCCTTCGCGCTGGCGCCCACGCTGATCCTGCGCGGCTGGCAGTTCACCCTGGGCTTCCGGCACGGCGACATCCTGCGGGCGCGCCGGATGGGCATCCACGTGCACCGGATCACCACCGTGCTGCTGATCGTGGTCAACCTGGTGGTGCGGCAGTCATG from Crossiella sp. CA-258035 harbors:
- a CDS encoding UbiA family prenyltransferase codes for the protein MTTAAPRAEGRIRTYARLAKLDIFDYYLSLPLVLSLLPLGLLTDPRILVLLGLFLLGEVVLMASLVAFDDLTGYRDGSDAINYGPDAPARRKLRKPLVAGTLTPEQVRRFAWAAFATGALLWAAAVGLAPEPPLWALALTALMLVLYPQYSYGLKLSYIGLQECYLAAIGWVLVLAPYGLAGGELSGLVLVQAALFGLGPLLFGVYSNTNDVRGDRAVGRITVATMTSAAGNRRFVLALTLAEMALIVGAPLLGLVPWWFAFALAPTLILRGWQFTLGFRHGDILRARRMGIHVHRITTVLLIVVNLVVRQS